In the Juglans microcarpa x Juglans regia isolate MS1-56 chromosome 6D, Jm3101_v1.0, whole genome shotgun sequence genome, one interval contains:
- the LOC121234064 gene encoding cationic amino acid transporter 6, chloroplastic-like: MEAKTLHSFTNMATIQAAPNKICFSSYLYSLSQTPHRLRNRMLATWTPDQELNQVRQRSGADMKRKLKWYDLVALGVGGMLGAGVFVTTGSAANQHSGPSIFISYIIAGISALLSSLCYTEFSVQIPVAGGAFSYLRVTFGEFVGYFAGATILMDYVLSNAAVARSFTDYVVCVVGANDPDSWRVKVDSLVEGYDKLDFSAVALILLLTLCLCHSTKESSLLNITMTAFHIVFFGFIIIAGFFKGSANNLVSPGGLAPKGVRGILDGAAIVYFSYIGYDSVSTMAEEIQNPSKSLPVGIVGSVLIVSALYCLMGLSLCMMIPYDKIPDKASFSAAFQNIGWKWGSNVVGAGASLGIVASLLVAMLGQARYLCVIGRARLVPSWLAKVHPSTGTPLNATLILGICTATIALFTELQIVIGMVSLGTLLVFYLVANALIYRRYVIIGKNPASHAFLFLFLLSSCALGVSISWKLKQQWWNLPLFGGSMIIITAIFHYFMVPACDQRQDPSEWWVPFMPWPAAISVFLNVFLMTTLNMLAFKRFAIWSGFITLFYVLYGVHSTYQAEEFENMGVNEVNSNLSTPQTKADIHRVL; this comes from the exons ATGGAAGCCAAAACACTCCATTCTTTCACAAACATGGCCACCATACAAGCTGCACCCAACAAAATTTGTTTCTCCAGTTATCTCTATTCCCTCTCCCAAACACCTCACAGgctcagaaacagaatgttggCCACATGGACCCCAGACCAAGAGCTCAACCAAGTGAGGCAAAGGTCTGGGGCAGACATGAAGAGGAAGCTCAAGTGGTATGATTTGGTAGCCCTTGGTGTTGGTGGAATGCTTGGTGCTGGAGTCTTTGTCACAACTGGTTCTGCAGCCAACCAACACTCTGGCCCTtccatcttcatatcatatatcATTGCTGGAATATCAGCCCTACTTTCCTCCTTATGTTATACCGAATTCTCGGTTCAAATTCCTGTTGCCGGAGGTGCCTTCAGCTATCTTAGAGTGACCTTtg gagAGTTTGTGGGTTACTTTGCTGGAGCAACCATACTAATGGATTATGTATTATCCAACGCTGCGGTAGCAAGAAGTTTTACCGACTATGTAGTCTGTGTTGTCGGAGCTAATGATCCAGACTCATGGAGAGTGAAAGTGGACAGCCTAGTAGAAGGTTACGATAAGTTGGATTTCTCGGCTGTCGCTCTTATTCTCCTTCTCACTCTCTGTCTATGCCATAG TACAAAGGAAAGCTCTCTCTTGAACATTACTATGACAGCCTTTCATATAGTTTTCTTTGGATTTATAATAATTGCTGGCTTCTTCAAGGGGAGTGCCAATAACTTGGTAAGCCCTGGAGGACTAGCTCCGAAGGGTGTTAGAGGTATTCTTGATGGAGCAGCCATTGTTTACTTCAGCTATATTGGATATGATTCAGTTTCAACGATGGCAGAAGAGATCCAAAACCCTTCAAAGAGCCTCCCTGTGGGGATTGTTGGTTCAGTTCTCATTGTTTCCGCACTATATTGCCTTATGGGTTTGTCTTTGTGTATGATGATTCCATATGATAAG ATACCAGATAAAGCTTCATTTTCTGCCGCTTTCCAAAATATTGGGTGGAAATGGGGGAGCAATGTTGTCGGGGCAGGCGCAAGCTTGGGAATTGTTGCTTCTCTCCTGGTTGCCATGTTAGGTCAAGCTAGGTACCTTTGTGTAATTGGAAGAGCCCGTCTGGTGCCGTCATGGTTGGCCAAGGTTCATCCTTCAACAGGCACCCCATTGAATGCCACTCTCATCCTGG GAATCTGTACGGCTACAATTGCACTATTCACGGAACTCCAGATAGTCATTGGAATGGTCAGCCTGGGCACACTCTTGGTGTTCTACCTTGTGGCCAACGCTCTCATATACCGAAGATATGTGATAATTGGCAAGAACCCAGCTTCACATGCCTTCTTgttcctcttccttctctcatCTTGTGCTCTTGGCGTCTCCATATCATGGAAGCTCAAGCAACAATGGTGGAACCTTCCCTTATTTGGGGGATCCATGATCATCATCACTGCCATCTTCCACTACTTCATGGTACCAGCTTGTGATCAACGCCAGGATCCCTCGGAATGGTGGGTGCCATTTATGCCATGGCCGGCGGCAATATCAGTCTTCCTTAACGTCTTCCTCATGACCACACTGAATATGCTCGCATTTAAAAGGTTTGCAATTTGGTCGGGATTCATAACTTTGTTCTATGTGCTGTATGGTGTTCATTCAACTTACCAAGCAGAGGAGTTTGAGAATATGGGTGTTAATGAAGTGAACTCAAACTTGTCGACGCCACAGACTAAGGCAGACATTCATCGAGTGCtttga